One genomic window of Cydia fagiglandana chromosome 20, ilCydFagi1.1, whole genome shotgun sequence includes the following:
- the LOC134674721 gene encoding protein NipSnap has translation MNSVNRILSLGSAIPKNARLISTSGAKLNAEDGWLSKLLVRKIEPTKESHSRMLSDKEIVYALHTHNIRPDSVDKYLKNYKTSSEFVHSHKEELGCELVGSWTVSVGDMDQALHLWRYTGGFEKIDKAKILFKESPEYSALEKERGGYVRSRHLQYLLAFSFWPSGEPREPSNIYEIRSYSLKPGTMIEWGNNWARGLSFRRAQNEAFAGYFSQIGRLYNVHHIWCYKDLQARRETRDRTWRNPGWDECVAYTVPLIREMHCRILEPTEFSPTQ, from the exons ATGAATTCTGTAAATAGGATTTTAAGTTTGGGATCGGCAATTCCGAAGAATGCTAG ATTGATCTCTACCAGTGGAGCAAAACTAAATGCTGAAGATGGCTGGCTGTCCAAGCTGTTGGTGCGGAAGATAGAGCCAACGAAGGAGTCTCACAGTCGTATGCTAAGTGACAAGGAGATTGTATATGCGCTTCATACGCACAATATTAGACCGGACAGTGTAGATAAATATTTGAAGAACTA CAAAACTTCATCAGAGTTTGTCCACTCTCACAAAGAGGAGCTAGGATGCGAGTTGGTTGGATCATGGACGGTGTCTGTCGGAGACATGGACCAGGCGCTGCACCTCTGGCGTTACACTGGAGGATTCGAGAAGATAGACAAAGCAAAGATTTTATTCAAGGAGTCCCCT GAGTACTCGGCACTGGAGAAAGAACGTGGGGGCTACGTCCGCTCGAGGCATTTGCAGTACTTGCTCGCCTTCAGCTTCTGGCCGTCAGGAGAGCCCCGCGAGCCCAGCAACATCTATGAAATACGGTCTTACAG CTTGAAGCCAGGCACCATGATCGAATGGGGCAACAACTGGGCTCGCGGTCTGTCCTTCAGGCGCGCGCAGAACGAGGCCTTCGCTGGATACTTCTCACAGATCGGCAGACTTTACAATGTTCATCATATTTGGT GCTACAAGGACCTGCAAGCGCGCCGTGAGACTCGCGACCGCACCTGGCGCAACCCGGGCTGGGACGAGTGCGTCGCCTACACCGTGCCGCTCATCCGCGAGATGCACTGCCGCATCCTCGAGCCCACGGAGTTCTCGCCTACCCAGTAA
- the LOC134674927 gene encoding uncharacterized protein LOC134674927 encodes MAASANVIYGGNLTFDHNAQEWRIFKERFEAMCFANDLTDTTDKAGTKRRSILLTTFVEETYRVAKDLVYPNTLNTIEYSTLLEKLDAHFESPRCSFAERYKFYKAEQRTGEDLGEWAARVRSLAQFCGFTTELDTALRDRFVLGLENAKEREKLFAESVDKLTFSKALHLAQATRSARQGLQATGSARQAAGASGGEVFAVRAAAAPSQPNKSNNTRQACAVCGYKNHTKDKCRYINYSCKKCNTKGHLSRMCKMSDKKFNFIAEETDDIHEDLTM; translated from the exons ATGGCGGCGAGCGCTAACGTGATTTATGGCGGCAATCTCACGTTCGACCACAACGCGCAAGAATGGAGGATTTTTAAGGAGCGGTTTGAAGCGATGTGTTTTGCAAATGATTTGACGGACACCACCGACAAAGCGGGCACAAAGCGGCGTTCCATACTCCTTACGACGTTTGTGGAAGAAACTTACCGCGTTGCAAAAGATTTGGTGTATCCAAATACGTTGAACACCATTGAATATTCTACCCTCCTTGAAAAGCTGGATGCTCATTTTGAGTCACCTAGGTGTTCGTTTGCTGAacgatataaattttataaagcGGAGCAACGGACCGGTGAAGATTTGGGGGAGTGGGCAGCGCGAGTGCGAAGTTTGGCACAGTTCTGCGGGTTTACGACGGAGCTCGACACAGCGCTGCGGGATCGTTTCGTTCTCGGGCTCGAGAACGCTAAAGAACGAGAGAAGTTGTTTGCGGAGAGCGTGGACAAGCTGACTTTTAGCAAGGCGTTACATCTGGCGCAGGCTACTCGCAGCGCCCGGCAGGGCCTGCAAGCGACCGGCTCGGCCAGGCAGGCGGCGGGAGCCAGCGGCGGCGAGGTGTTCGCGGtgcgcgcggccgccgcgccctccCAACCAAACAAGTCTAATAATACAAGACAAGCCTGTGCAGTATGCGGATACAAAAACCATACCAAGGACAAGTGCCGTTACATTAATTACTCGTGTAAAAAGTGCAACACTAAAGGACACCTAAGTAGGATgtgtaaaatgagtgataaaaagTTTAATTTCATTGCTGAGGAAACCGATGACATACATGAAG ATCTCACAATGTAA